One Aegilops tauschii subsp. strangulata cultivar AL8/78 chromosome 7, Aet v6.0, whole genome shotgun sequence genomic window carries:
- the LOC120969136 gene encoding uncharacterized protein, which yields MLQAIEDVGTNFDGPTAYEMSGPFLQKRKKKVLDSFKPHKQEWEHTGCTVMTDAWTDKKGRGVMNLVVHSSQGVIFLNSVDCSSVQKNGKYIFDLVDNCIEDIGADKVVQVVTDNASVNVAAASLMKAKRPSIFWNGCAAHCIDPMLEDIGKLGSVDRIIVQARQVTVFLYAHTRVLALMRKTLGKDLVRSGVTRFATAYLNLKSLQDNKKEMLKLFRSDELHEMGYLEKDKGKMAHKTVQSEAFWKGVGVAVNYFEPMANVLRRMDSDVPAMGFLYGCMLDAKKEIAASFDNDESRFKCVIDIIDKRWDNKLKSPLHLAGYFLNPYYYYPNKVVIERDGSFRAAVVHCITRMIEDQKTQDELIDELDKYEAEEDSFGMDIAVRQRKRKNFSPAKWWLNYGTCAPLLKDLAMKILSLTCSSSACERNWSAFEQVHTKKRSRLLHDRMSDLVFIKFNSRMKHKRENKSRDPIEKTIVDVLEDEDNEFITGIVGNDNVVEHVGDEDQTQQERASTSQEQGKKKKRPTAPPRKKRKKSLQSLLNSVDEEAILSASSNSSSSESEDESPSALADSD from the exons ATGCTTCAGGCCATTGAAGATGTTGGCACAAACTTCGATGGGCCTACTGCATATGAGATGAGTGGACCATTCTTgcagaaaaggaagaagaaggtgTTAGATTCATTCAAACCACATAAGCAAGAATGGGAGCACACAGGTTGTACCGTAATGACAGATGCATGGACAGATAAAAAGGGCAGGGGAGTAATGAACCTAGTTGTGCATAGTTCTCAAGGAGTCATATTCTTGAATTCAGTTGAttgttcatctgtccaaaaaaaTGGCAAATACATCTTTGACCTCGTTGATAATTGCATTGAAGATATAGGGGCAGACAAAGTCGTTCAAGTGGTGACCGACAATGCTAGTGTCAATGTAGCAGCAGCAAGTCTAATGAAAGCAAAGCGACCTTCCATTTTTTGGAATGGATGTGCAGCCCATTGTATTGATCCCATGTTGGAGGACATAGGGAAGCTTGGATCGGTTGACAGAATAATTGTCCAAGCAAGACAAGTAACGGTGTTCTTGTATGCTCACACAAGGGTGTTAGCTCTGATGAGGAAAACACTTGGGAAAGACTTGGTACGGTCAGGTGTTACTAGGTTTGCCACGGCTTATCTCAATCTTAAAAGCTTGCAAGACAACAAGAAGGAAATGCTTAAACTATTCAGATCAGATGAGCTACATGAAATGGGTTACTTAGAGAAGGACAAGGGGAAGATGGCTCACAAAACGGTGCAATCAGAAGCCTTCTGGAAAGGTGTTGGCGTTGCTGTCAACTACTTTGAGCCAATGGCTAATGTGCTAAGAAGAATGGATAGTGATGTGCCCGCAATGGGATTCTTATATGGTTGTATGTTGGATGCAAAAAAGGAAATTGCTGCGAGTTTTGATAATGATGAGAGTCGCTTCAAATGTGTTATTGATATCATTGACAAGAGATGGGACAACAAACTCAAGTCGCCACTACATTTGGCTGGGTACTTTCTGAACCCCTACTATTATTATCCAAACAAGGTTGTGATAGAGAGGGATGGATCATTTAGAGCAGCCGTGGTCCATTGCATCACAAGGATGATTGAAGATCAAAAAACTCAAGATGAGCTTATTGATGAACTCGACAAATACGAGGCGGAGGAAGATTCATTTGGAATGGACATTGCTGTACGACAGAGAAAAAGGAAAAACTTTTCTCCAG CAAAATGGTGGCTGAATTATGGCACATGTGCACCCCTGTTGAAGGACTTGGCAATGAAGATTTTGAGTTTGACATGTAGCTCCTCAGCTTGTGAGAGAAATTGGTCAGCATTTGAACAA GTTCATACAAAGAAACGCAGCAGGCTACTCCATGATAGGATGAGTGATCTTGTATTTATCAAGTTCAACTCTAGGATGAAGCATAAGAGAGAGAACAAGAGTAGAGACCCAATAGAGAAGACAATCGTTGATGTTCTTGAGGACGAGGATAACGAGTTCATCACCGGCATTGTTGGAAATGATAATGTTGTTGAACATGTTGGTGATGAAGATCAAACTCAACAAGAGAGAGCTTCAACATCACAAGAACaagggaaaaagaagaagaggcCTACTGCGCCCCctagaaagaagaggaagaagagctTGCAATCTCTCCTTAATAGTGTCGATGAGGAAGCTATACTTTCTGCCTCTTCCAATTCTTCTTCGTCGGAATCAGAAGATGAGTCTCCCTCGGCCCTTGCTGACTCGGATTAA
- the LOC109753207 gene encoding aspartyl protease family protein At5g10770: MASISKLLLLLLCTYHTLVAHAGDDLRSYKPVGSPESATVNCSQPKAATPSSGGVTVPLHHRHGPCSPLPSTKAPTWEEILRHDQLRAAYVTRKFSGVKGGAGDVEQSDVTLPTRLGTSMSTLEYVITVGIGSPAVTQTMTIDTGSDVSWVQCKPCSQCRSQANPLFDPSSSSTYSPFSCSSAACAQVSQDGQGNGCSGSQCQYIVTYGDQSSTAGTYSSDTLALGSITVRNFQFGCSQSNSGLLLTQQTAGLMGLGGGAESLVSQTAGTLGRAFSYCLPPNPGSRGFLTLGAPTSTSGFVTTPMYRNRGALTFYAVRLQAIRVGGRQLNIPASVFSAVSIVDSGTIITRLPPTAYSALASAFKAGMKRYPTSGGSDTCFDFSGQSNISVPSVALVFSGGAVVNLAFDGIIQDGCLAFTDSGDDRSIGIIGNVQQRTFEVLYDVGGGSFGFKAGAC; this comes from the exons ATGGCATCTATTTCGAAGCTTCTGCTTCTCCTGCTGTGCACCTACCACACTCTCGTTGCTCACGCAGGAGATGACCTTCGCAGCTACAAGCCCGTTGGCTCTCCGGAATCTGCCACCGTCAACTGCTCCCAGCCCAAAG CCGCGACTCCATCGTCCGGTGGCGTCACGGTGCCGTTGCACCACCGGCACGGCCCGTGCTCACCCCTGCCCTCCACGAAGGCGCCAACCTGGGAGGAGATACTCAGGCATGACCAGCTCCGAGCGGCCTACGTCACACGAAAGTTCTCCGGCGTCAAGGGCGGCGCCGGAGACGTCGAGCAATCAGACGTCACGCTGCCGACCAGGCTGGGCACCTCCATGAGCACGTTGGAGTACGTGATCACCGTCGGCATCGGCTCGCCGGCCGTGACCCAGACCATGACCATCGACACCGGCAGCGACGTGTCGTGGGTGCAGTGCAAGCCGTGTTCCCAGTGCCGCTCCCAGGCGAACCCGCTCTTTGACCCCAGCTCGTCCAGCACCTACTCCCCGTTCTCCTGCAGCTCCGCCGCCTGCGCGCAGGTCAGCCAGGACGGGCAGGGGAACGGCTGCTCCGGCTCCCAGTGCCAGTACATCGTCACCTACGGGGACCAGTCGAGCACGGCCGGGACCTACAGCTCCGACACCCTCGCGCTGGGCTCCATCACCGTCAGAAACTTCCAGTTCGGGTGCAGCCAGTCCAACTCGGGCCTCCTTCTGACGCAACAAACCGCGGGGCTCATGGGGCTGGGCGGCGGCGCAGAGTCTCTCGTGTCCCAGACCGCGGGGACCTTGGGCAGGGCCTTCTCCTACTGCCTCCCGCCGAATCCAGGCTCGCGCGGGTTCCTCACTCTCGGCGCACCAACTTCCACTTCCGGCTTCGTCACGACGCCCATGTACAGGAACCGCGGGGCGCTGACGTTCTACGCCGTGCGCCTTCAGGCCATCCGGGTGGGAGGCAGGCAGCTCAACATACCCGCCTCCGTCTTCTCCGCCGTCTCCATCGTCGACTCCGGCACCATCATCACGCGGCTGCCGCCCACCGCGTACTCGGCGCTGGCCTCCGCGTTCAAGGCCGGCATGAAGCGCTACCCGACCAGCGGGGGCTCCGACACGTGCTTCGACTTCAGCGGCCAGTCCAACATCAGCGTGCCCAGCGTCGCGCTCGTGTTCTCCGGGGGCGCCGTCGTCAACCTCGCCTTTGACGGGATCATTCAGGACGGCTGCCTCGCCTTCACGGACAGCGGCGATGACCGCTCCATCGGCATCATCGGCAACGTGCAGCAGCGGACGTTTGAGGTGCTGTACGACGTCGGTGGCGGCTCCTTCGGGTTCAAAGCAGGTGCATGCTGA